One window from the genome of Scatophagus argus isolate fScaArg1 chromosome 13, fScaArg1.pri, whole genome shotgun sequence encodes:
- the oprk1 gene encoding kappa-type opioid receptor: MENSVVHIYKEDRCPSGQPEECIPNFTWQPGLSDAFNYTPNGTWDAEPEPMSPIIPIIVAVYSVVFVVGLAGNCLVMYVIIRYTKMKTATNIYIFNLAVADALVTTTMPFQSTDYLLSSWPFGEVACKVFISIDYYNMFTSIFTLTMMSVDRYVAVCHPIKALDFRTPVKAKIINVIIWVLSSAAGIPAMILGSTKTNNGTTECALQFPEPYIYWDTLMKICVFIFAFVAPVIIITVCYTLMVLRLKSVRLLSGSREKDRNLRRITRLVLVVVAVFVVCWTPIHIFILVKALSSNVPETTAIMAAYFFCVALGYTNSSLNPILYAFLDENFKRCFRDFCCPGAQGHADCQGVSRVRSTLRDHSCPTEARGDMRQARPV; the protein is encoded by the exons ATGGAGAACAGCGTGGTGCACATCTACAAAGAGGACAGGTGTCCCTCGGGACAGCCGGAGGAGTGCATCCCAAACTTCACCTGGCAACCCGGCTTATCGGACGCCTTCAACTACACGCCCAACGGCACCTGGGACGCAGAACCCGAGCCCATGTCCCCCATCATCCCCATCATAGTCGCGGTGTATTCGGTGGTGTTTGTGGTGGGCTTGGCGGGGAATTGTTTGGTCATGTATGTCATCATTAG ATacactaaaatgaaaacagccacCAACATCTACATCTTCAACCTGGCCGTGGCCGATGCTCTGGTCACCACCACCATGCCCTTCCAGAGCACTGACTACCTGCTCAGCTCCTGGCCCTTTGGCGAGGTGGCGTGCAAAGTGTTTATCTCCATCGATTACTACAACATGTTCACCAGCATCTTCACGTTGACCATGATGAGCGTGGATCGCTACGTGGCCGTGTGCCACCCCATTAAGGCCCTGGATTTCCGCACACCCGTCAAGGCCAAGATCATCAATGTGATCATCTGGGTGCTGTCGTCTGCTGCTGGGATCCCTGCCATGATACTTGGCAGCACCAAGACCAATAACG GGACTACAGAGTGCGCCCTACAGTTCCCTGAACCCTACATCTACTGGGACACCCTGATGAAGATCTGTGTCTTCATCTTTGCCTTTGTGGCacctgtcatcatcatcactgtctgCTACACGTTGATGGTCTTGCGGCTGAAGAGCGTGCGCCTGCTGTCGGGCTCACGTGAGAAGGACCGCAACCTCCGCCGGATCACTCGtctggtgctggtggtggttgCCGTCTTTGTGGTGTGCTGGACGCCCATCCACATCTTCATCCTAGTCAAGGCGCTTTCCAGCAACGTACCCGAGACCACTGCCATCATGGCCGCCTACTTCTTCTGTGTGGCTCTGGGCTACACCAACAGCAGCCTCAACCCCATCCTCTACGCTTTCCTGGACGAGAACTTCAAGAGATGCTTCAGGGACTTCTGCTGCCCCGGCGCCCAAGGACACGCAGACTGTCAAGGTGTGAGCCGGGTGAGGAGCACCTTGCGGGACCACTCATGTCCCACAGAAGCACGGGGAGATATGAGGCAGGCCAGGCCCGTATGA
- the chmp5a gene encoding charged multivesicular body protein 5: protein MNRIFGRGKPKAPPPNLSDCIGNVDARAESIEKKISRLDAELMKYKDQMKKMRDGPSKNMVKQKAMRVLKQKRMYEGQREQLAQQSFNMEQANYTIQTLKDTKTTVEAMKIGAKEMKKAYKDVKLDQIDDLQDQLEDMMEDANEVQEALSRSYGTPDIDEDDLEAELDALGDELLLDDDSSYLDEASAAPSIPEGIPSDGKTNKDGVLVDEFGLPQIPAS from the exons ATGAACAGAATATTCGGACGCGGAAAACCGAAAGCGCCTCCGCCGAATTTGTCGGACTGTATCGGGAAT GTGGATGCCAGAGCAGAGTCCATAGAGAAGAAGATTAGCAGACTAGACGCTGAACTCATGAAGTACAAGGATCAGATGAAAAAGATGAGAGATGGGCCCTCGAAG AACATGGTGAAACAGAAGGCGATGAGAGTCCTGAAGCAGAAGAGAAT GTATGAAGGCCAAAGAGAGCAGCTGGCTCAGCAGTCTTTTAACATGGAGCAAGCAAACTACACCATCCAGACGTTAAAGGACACCAAAACAACA GTGGAGGCCATGAAGATTGGtgcaaaggaaatgaaaaaggctTACAAGGACGTCAAACTTGATCAGATTGAT GATTTACAGGATCAACTGGAGGACATGATGGAGGACGCCAACGAGGTACAGGAGGCCCTGAGCCGGAGCTACGGCACTCCAGACATAGATGAGGACGATCTTGAAGCAG AGCTGGACGCACTGGGcgatgagctgctgctggatgatGACAGCTCCTACCTGGACGAGGCCTCAGCTGCCCCGTCTATTCCCGAGGGGATCCCCAGTGATGGCAAGACAAACAAG GATGGTGTTTTGGTGGATGAGTTCGGCCTGCCGCAGATCCCCGCCTCATAA
- the bag1 gene encoding BAG family molecular chaperone regulator 1: MSAQTLTVTVAYGSTKHSITLTGQDDSKGPTVKDLSDALTQATGVPQSSQKIIFKGKSLKDMEDSLSNYGLKEGCKLMMIGKRNSPEEEAELKKLKDIEKSVEQTAKKLEKVDGELTGLKNGFLAKDLQAEALGKLDHRVKIAAEQFMKILEQIDAMTLPENFSDCRMKKKGLVKTVQDFLAQCDKIEACISDHLSKIQSKNLALAE, encoded by the exons ATGTCAGCGCAAACGCTAACAGTGACAGTTGCATACG GATCTACTAAACACAGCATCACATTAACTGGCCAGGATGATAGCAAGGGCCCCACTGTCAAAGATCTATCAGATGCTCTCACTCAAGCTACTGGAGTTCCACAATCCTCACAGAAAATCATCTTTAAAG GAAAATCACTAAAGGACATGGAGGATAGTCTGTCCAACTATGGACTCAAAGAAGGCTGCAAACTCATGATGATTGGAAAGCGG AACAGTCCCGAGGAAGAAGctgaactgaagaagctgaaagaCATTGAGAAATCTGTGGAACAAACCGCAAAAAAGCTGGAGAAGGTGGACGGGGAGTTGACTGGACTCAAGAAT GGCTTCCTGGCCAAAGACCTCCAAGCGGAGGCGTTGGGTAAACTAGACCACAGAGTGAAAATAGCAGCTGAGCAGTTCATGAAGATCCTGGAGCAGATTGATGCTATG ACTCTCCCGGAAAATTTCAGTGACTGCAGAATGAAGAAAAAGGGACTTGTAAAGACAGTGCAG GATTTCCTGGCCCAGTGTGACAAGATCGAAGCTTGTATATCAGACCACTTATCAAAGATCCAGTCGAAAAATCTTGCCCTGGCAGAATAG
- the myl12.2 gene encoding myosin, light chain 12, genome duplicate 2 produces MSSKRAKGKNTKKRPQRATSNVFAMFDQSQIQEFKEAFNMIDQNRDGFIDKEDLHDMLASLGKNPTDEYLEAMMNEAPGPINFTMFLTMFGEKLNGTDPEDVIRNAFACFDEEGTGVIQEEYLRELLTTMGDRFTDEEVDELFREAPIDKKGNFNYVAFTRILKHGAKDKDD; encoded by the exons ATGTCGAGCAAAAGGGCAAAAGGAAAGAACACCAAGAAGCGCCCCCAGCGTGCCACCTCCAATGTGTTTGCTATGTTTGACCAGTCTCAAATTCAGGAGTTCAAGGAGGCCTTCAACATGATCGACCAAAACAGGGATGGTTTTATTGACAAAGAAGACCTTCATGACATGCTGGCCTCTTTAG GTAAGAACCCCACGGATGAGTACCTGGAGGCAATGATGAATGAAGCCCCAGGCCCAATCAACTTTACCATGTTTCTGACCATGTTTGGAGAAAAGCTGAACGGCACTGATCCTGAGGATGTGATCCGTAACGCTTTTGCCTGCTTTGATGAGGAAGGCACAG GTGTAATCCAGGAGGAGTACCTGCGGGAGCTGCTCACTACGATGGGTGACAGGTTTACAGATGAAGAAGTGGACGAGCTCTTCCGAGAGGCACCCATTGACAAGAAAGGCAACTTCAACTATGTCGCATTCACACGCATATTAAAGCACGGCGCTAAGGACAAAGACGATTAG